In the Dioscorea cayenensis subsp. rotundata cultivar TDr96_F1 unplaced genomic scaffold, TDr96_F1_v2_PseudoChromosome.rev07_lg8_w22 25.fasta BLBR01001667.1, whole genome shotgun sequence genome, one interval contains:
- the LOC120256832 gene encoding DNA polymerase delta catalytic subunit, whose product MSGTSSKRRGPPAAGASAPSKRFQGNNAGSHNPSPSAQQPRPAAIEDEMMDEDVFLEESIMMHEEDEEALLLLRDEALASRLSRWKRPPLPFSFTPSSNSIIFQQLEIDYVISESHKELLPNSFGPAAILRIFGVTREGHSVCCHIHGFEPYFYITCPAGMGPDDVSMFQQTLEGRMRESNRNTNVPKFVRRVEMVRKKSIMYYQAKDPHIFLKIVVALPTMVASCRGILEKGIQIEGLGSKCFITYESNILFALRFMIDCGIVGGNWIEVPAGKYKMTTKSISYCQLEVDCLYSELISHAPEGEFSKMAPFRILSFDIECAGRKGLFPEPSHDPVIQIANLVTLQGDDKPFVRNVMTLKSCSSIVGVDVMSFETERDVLVAWRDFIREVDPDIIIGYNICKFDLPYLIERAEALKIGEFPILGRIRNSRVRVRDTTFSSRQYGVRESKEVTIEGRVQFDLLQAMQRDYKLSSYSLNSVSAHFLGEQKEDVHHSIISDLQNGNSETRRRLAVYCLKDAYLPQRLLDKLMYVYNYVEMARVTGVPISFLLSRGQSIKVLSQLLRKAKQKNLVIPNIKGQGSGQDTFEGATVLEAKAGFYEKPIATLDFASLYPSIMMAYNLCYCTLVTSEDARQLNLPADSYNKTPSGEIFVKSDLQKGILPEILEELLAARKRAKADLKEAKDPLERAVLDGRQLALKISANSVYGFTGATIGQLPCLEISSSVTSYGRQMIEHTKKLVEEKFTTMGGYDYNAEIVYGDTDSVMVQFGVSTVESAMKLGREAADYISGTFIKPIKLEFEKVYYPYLLISKKRYAGLYWTNPDKFDKMDTKGIETVRRDNCLLVKNLVNECLHKILIDRDVPGAVQYVKNTISDLLMNRMDLSLLVITKGLTKMGDDYAVKAAHVELAERMRKRDAATAPNVGDRVPYVIIKAAKGAKAYEKSEDPIYVLENNIPIDPQYYLENQISKPLLRIFEPILKNASKELLRGSHTRAVSISTPSNSGIMKFAKKQLSCLGCKTVISGENQTLCSHCKGREAELYCKTVTNVADLEMLFGKLWTQCQECQGSLHQDVLCTSRDCPIFYRRKKAQKDMAEARMQLDRWNF is encoded by the exons ATGAGTGGCACCAGCAGTAAGCGCCGCGGCCCTCCGGCCGCCGGCGCCTCCGCTCCATCCAAGCGATTCCAAGGAAACAATGCCGGCAGCCATAACCCTAGCCCCTCGGCTCAGCAGCCTAGGCCGGCGGCGATCGAGGATGAGATGATGGACGAGGACGTCTTCCTCGAAGAGTCCATCATGATGCATGAAGAGGACGAGGAGGCCCTCCTCCTTCTCCGTGACGAAGCCCTCGCGTCCCGCCTCTCTCGATGGAAGCGCCCTCCTCTTCCTTTTTCGTTCACACCCTCCTCCAATTCGATCA TTTTCCAGCAGCTAGAGATCGATTATGTGATAAGTGAGAGCCACAAGGAGCTGCTGCCCAACTCCTTTGGCCCCGCTGCGATTCTCAGGATCTTTGGTGTCACAAGAGAAG GGCACAGTGTGTGCTGCCATATCCATGGATTCGAACCATACTTCTACATTACCTGCCCTGCAGGGATGGGGCCTGATGACGTTTCGATGTTCCAACAAACTCTCGAA GGAAGGATGAGAGAGTCGAATAGGAATACCAATGTTCCGAAGTTTGTCCGGCGAGTTGAGATGGTGCGGAAGAAGAGCATCATGTATTATCAGGCAAAGGACCCAcacatttttctcaaaattgtGGTTGCTTTACCAACAATGGTCGCTAGCTGTCGAg GCATTCTTGAGAAGGGCATACAAATTGAAGGCCTTGGTTCAAAGTGTTTCATTACATATGAAAGCAACATACTTTTTGCTCTACGTTTCATGATAGATTGTGGCATTGTTGGTGGCAATTGGATTGAGGTCCCTGCAGGAAAGTACAAAATGACAACCAAGAGCATCTCTTATTGTCAGCTAGAAGTAGATTGCTT GTATTCTGAATTGATAAGTCATGCCCCCGAAGGGGAATTCTCTAAAATGGCACCGTTTCGGATATTGAGTTTTGATATTGAGTGTGCTGGTCGTAAAGGACTTTTTCCTGAGCCTAGTCATGATCCAGTGATTCAG attgcCAATTTAGTCACCCTTCAAGGCGATGACAAGCCTTTTGTTCGTAATGTCATGACCCTCAAGTCATGCTCGTCAATTGTGGGGGTTGATGTGATGTCATTTGAAACAGAAAGAGATGTCTTGGTTGCTTGGAGA GATTTCATTCGTGAGGTGGACCCCGATATTATAATTGGGTATAATATATGCAAGTTTGATTTGCCGTATCTAATTGAG AGAGCTGAGGCTCTTAAGATAGGTGAGTTTCCGATTTTGGGTCGCATTAGAAACAGCCGAGTTCGTGTTCGTGATACAACATTTTCTTCCAG ACAGTATGGGGTGAGAGAAAGCAAGGAAGTGACAATCGAGGGGAGGGTTCAGTTTGATCTTCTTCAG GCTATGCAAAGGGATTACAAGCTCAGTTCCTATTCTTTGAACTCTGTTTCTGCACACTTTCTAGGAGAGCAa AAAGAGGATGTTCACCATTCGATAATATCTGATCTGCAAAATGGAAACTCAGAAACAAGAAGGCGGCTTGCTGTCTATTGCTTGAAG GATGCTTATCTTCCCCAGAGGCTTTTAGACAAGTTGATGTATGTTTATAACTATGTGGAGATGGCAAGAGTTACTGGTGTACCTATTTCTTTTCTGCTTTCTAGAGGGCAGAGCATTAAG GTCCTTTCTCAACTTCTTAGAAAAGCAAAGCAAAAAAACCTTGTCATTCCAAATATTAAAGGACAGGGATCTGGACAAGATACTTTTGAGGGTGCAACT GTCTTAGAGGCAAAGGCAGGATTTTATGAGAAGCCCATTGCAACATTGGACTTTGCTTCTCTATACCCATCGATCATGATGGCGTACAACCTTTGCTATTGTACTTTG GTGACATCAGAGGATGCCCGCCAGCTCAATTTGCCCGCAGATAGTTACAATAAAACTCCATCTGGTGAAATATTTGTCAAGTCTGATCTACAAAAG GGTATACTGCCAGAAATCCTTGAAGAGCTGTTAGCTGCTCGAAAAAGAGCGAAAGCAGATCTGAAG GAAGCCAAAGATCCATTGGAAAGGGCCGTGCTGGATGGGCGTCAGCTTGCTTTAAAA ATAAGTGCAAACTCTGTTTATGGATTCACTGGAGCTACCATTGGTCAATTGCCATGCTTAGAAATTTCTTCGAGTGTCACAAGCTATG GGAGACAGATGATCGAGCACACAAAGAAGCTTGTTGAAGAGAAGTTTACAACAATGGGTGGATATGATTATAATGCAGAA ATTGTATATGGAGACACTGATTCTGTGATGGTACAATTTGGTGTTTCAACTGTGGAATCTGCAATGAAATTAGGAAGAGAGGCGGCAGATTACATTAGTGGAACTTTCATAAAG CCCATTAAATTGGAGTTTGAAAAGGTTTATTACCCATACCTACTGATTAGCAAGAAGAGATATGCTGGATTGTACTGGACAAATCCtgataaatttgataaaatggaCACTAAAG GCATTGAAACAGTCAGAAGAGACAACTGTTTACTGGTAAAGAACTTGGTAAATGAGTGTCTTCACAAAATTTTGATAGATCGAGATGTTCCTGGTGCCGTACAATATGTCAAAAACACCATCTCTGATCTTCTTATGAATCGCATGGATCTATCTCTTTTGGTTATAACAAAA GGTTTGACAAAAATGGGAGATGATTATGCTGTAAAAGCTGCACATGTGGAACTTGCTGAACGCATGCGTAAG AGAGATGCTGCTACTGCACCAAATGTGGGAGATCGTGTTCCATATGTGATAATTAAAGCTGCAAAAGGCGCCAAG GCTTATGAGAAATCAGAGGATCCAATATATGTTTTGGAGAATAACATTCCAATAGACCCTCAGTATTACCTTGAAAACCAAATTAGTAAG CCACTTTTGAGAATATTTGAGCCTATTTTGAAAAATGCAAGTAAGGAGCTTCTTCGTGGAAGTCACACCAGAGCTGTATCTATTTCAACTCCTTCAAATAGTGGTATAATGAAGTTTGCCAAGAAACAGCTCAGTTGCCTTGGGTGCAAAACTGTAATCAG TGGTGAGAACCAAACACTCTGCTCACACTGCAAAGGAAGAGAAGCAGAACTCTATTGCAAAACAGTTACAAATG TTGCGGATTTAGAGATGCTCTTTGGAAAGTTGTGGACACAGTGCCAAGAATGCCAAGGCTCTCTTCACCAAGATGTGCTATGTACAAG TCGGGATTGCCCAATATTTTATCGGAGAAAGAAGGCACAGAAGGACATGGCAGAAGCCAGAATGCAGCTAGATCGATGGAACTTTTGA